In Terriglobales bacterium, the genomic window AGCGCGCCTGGTCCTACGCCGGCCACACCCGCCGCCCCGGCTTTTCCGAGCTCCAGATGCACGAATTGCTCAAGGACCAGCACCGGCGCGTGCTGGAAGACATCCGCATGGGCAAGCTGGCGCTCCTCCTGGGCGACGAGGCTGAGGTGACGGACGTGGGCGGCGAGTTGGGACTGAAGTGCCTCAACCCGGAGACGCTCTATTCCTCGAGCGGTCTGGCGGTGGAAGTGCAGGTCACCGCGGGGGGGCAGGGAGTGGCGGGCGCGCATGTGACCGGCCGCGTCGGCAACGCGCCCATCAGCGCCGAGACCCGCACCGACGCCCAAGGCGTCGCCCGCATCCACCTGCCCCTGGAGCGGCTGGCGCCCGGCGACCTGGCCCTGTGGGTGGAGGCTGGCTTGGGCGGTAAGTCTGTCACCCGCAAACTGCGCCTCCGCAAGAACGTCTAGAATCGATCCAGGATGCGCATCCATCTCAACGGGGAAGAGCGGGAGGTGGCGGAGGGCCTGAGCCTCGCCGCCTTGATCGCACAACTGGGGATGAAGGCCGACCGGGTGGCCGCCGAGCTGAACCGCGAGATCGTGCCGCGCGAGCGCTGGGCCCAGACCGCACTCCACGACGGCGACCGCCTGGAGGTCGTCCACTTCGTGGGCGGGGGCAGGGAAGCGTCGTAGAATATGTCGATGCGCCTGCACCCGGCTGCCGCCGTTCTCCTGCTCGCCGGGACACTGAGCGCCGCCGCCCAGCAAGGCCCGCCGGCCAGCCCCGCATCTCCGCTGCCCTGCCGGGACCACGACGTCGACGAGTACCTGGCCGAGATCCACAAGCGACACCGCAACAAGAATCCGCTGCCCGAGAACGCCTGCATCCTGGGCTGGTGCCGTCACCCCGGCGCACCCGGGAGCGACCCCGTCTCGCACCCGCCCCAGGCCCCGCCCGTGGCTTCCACGCAGGCGCAGAAGGGGCCGCCGGGCGAGAGCTCCAGCCAGGCGGGCAACTCGGGCCCCGCGGAACTGCACGGCACCTCGCTCTACGACCCCATCGCGGGAGCCAAGAACGCCGAGGCCGGCGACTATTACTTCGACGAGAAGAATTACCGTGCCGCGCTCAGCCGTTACCAGGAGGCGCTTGGGGACAAGCCCGACGACCCCGCCCTCCACCAGCGCCTGGGGCGCACCTGGGAGAAGCTCAACGATCCGGCAGCCGCTTTTGAGCACTACGACGCCGCGCTGATCCTGGCGCCGGACGGTCCGGGCGCGAAGCCGGCCAGGGAAGGGCTGGAGCGTCTGCGCCCGCAGCTGGAGAAGGCGGGGATCGATACCGCCAGGATCCACGAGCGCAACGCGGCGGCCATCGCAGCTTCCTGTCCTGCGGCGAAGCCCTAGTCCGTGGCGGGCGGCGCCCCGCTCTCTCGCGGAGGGTGTCTCGTTTCGAGTTTCGGGTCTCACGGGTTCCCGCCTGAAACGTGAGACCTGGAACCTGAAACGGCCTGTTGCCTCCCCCGGTTCCCACCCCTCCAGAATTCCGCTTGACTCCTGACATTTCACACCTAGAATGTTTCAAACAAATTTCTGGCATCCTGTTTGAAACAGAGACCTTGCCAAATGGTTCAGGGCTACAGTTCGAAGCAGGTGATGGCGCTGACCGGGATCTCGGCGCGGCAACTGCAGTGGTGGGACGAGCGCGGCATCGTGGTGCCCGCCCGCCACGGCCACCGCCGCTTGTACTCGGTGGAGGACCTGGCCGAGGTGGCGGTCATCACCGAATTGCGCCGCCGCGGCTTCTCCCTGCAGCGGGTGCGCAAAGTCCTGCGCTTCCTCGAGCGCGAGCTGGGCCGGCGGCTGTTCGAAGCGGTCACCGGCACCGAGTACCACCTGCTCACCGACGGCCGCCGCATCTACCTGGAGAACTCGGCGCAGCAGGTCGTCGACATCCTCAAGAACGCGCGCCAGCCCATGTTCGCCATCTGCCTGAGCGACACGGTGCGGCAGATCCGCGCCGACCTGCGCCAGGGGAAGAAGCACTCCACCTCGGCGAAGGCCGCGCGGGGGGCGCAGCGCGGCAGGGGGATCGCATGAGCTCCCGCCGCTTCCGCCTCGGCCGCGCCGTCCTGCCCCCGCGCGGGGGCGGCAGTCCGACCTTCATCCGTCCTCTTCAGGGAGGCCCCGCCGCAGGGCGGGGCTTTTTTGCAGCATCCGATCGCGGAGTTCGGGGCCGCGACGGGCAGGCGCCACCACGGAGGTCCCATGGTCGCTGAACTGGAAGTGCTGAGCGAATGGATCCCGGAGCAGATGCAACCCGGCACCATCTTCGTGCTGGAGAACGCCGGCGAGATCGGCGACGAGCGCGATCCCTACTGGGCGGTGCTGGCCTGTCCCGACTGCGGCACCCTCGGCCTCATCACCCGCAAGCAGATCGCCGGGCTGCTGCCCGTCATCTGCGGCTCCGACCATTGCTCCGCCCAGTTCTTCATC contains:
- the thiS gene encoding sulfur carrier protein ThiS, with amino-acid sequence MRIHLNGEEREVAEGLSLAALIAQLGMKADRVAAELNREIVPRERWAQTALHDGDRLEVVHFVGGGREAS
- a CDS encoding tetratricopeptide repeat protein; protein product: MRLHPAAAVLLLAGTLSAAAQQGPPASPASPLPCRDHDVDEYLAEIHKRHRNKNPLPENACILGWCRHPGAPGSDPVSHPPQAPPVASTQAQKGPPGESSSQAGNSGPAELHGTSLYDPIAGAKNAEAGDYYFDEKNYRAALSRYQEALGDKPDDPALHQRLGRTWEKLNDPAAAFEHYDAALILAPDGPGAKPAREGLERLRPQLEKAGIDTARIHERNAAAIAASCPAAKP
- a CDS encoding MerR family transcriptional regulator produces the protein MVQGYSSKQVMALTGISARQLQWWDERGIVVPARHGHRRLYSVEDLAEVAVITELRRRGFSLQRVRKVLRFLERELGRRLFEAVTGTEYHLLTDGRRIYLENSAQQVVDILKNARQPMFAICLSDTVRQIRADLRQGKKHSTSAKAARGAQRGRGIA